In Nilaparvata lugens isolate BPH chromosome 5, ASM1435652v1, whole genome shotgun sequence, the following proteins share a genomic window:
- the LOC111054053 gene encoding uncharacterized protein LOC111054053, producing MEQEFYTRGKYLADLAKNQGMRSIYPKAIFEDGSNAEFDDHDNTGTTDAGNLAKFDDPDGSDKDPYHNPSESNLAEFHDPDDSDKDPIIILVNQILLNLMILMTVIKTLIIILVNQMTV from the exons atgGAGCAAGAATTTTATACAAGAGGAAAGTATTTGGCGGATCTTGCTAAAAATCAGGGAATGAGAAGTATATATCCAAAAgcaatttttgag GATGGAAGCAATGCTGAGTTTGATGATCATGACAATACTGGAACTACAGATGCTGGAAATCTTGCCAAATTTGATGATCCTGATGGCAGTGATAAAGACCCTTATCATAATCCTAGTGAATCAAATCTTGCTGAATTTCATGATCCTGATGACAGTGATAAAGACCCTATCATAATCCTAGTGAATCAAATCTTGCTGAATTTGATGATCCTGATGACAGTGATAAAGACCCTAATTATAATCCTAGTGAATCAGATGACAGTGTAG